A single Natrinema pellirubrum DSM 15624 DNA region contains:
- a CDS encoding DUF5786 family protein gives MSMGAYDEDEHERREQQASKVDTDFDDERTIYHGEVEYDSGDSAEDLLDTFEQIKSE, from the coding sequence ATGTCAATGGGTGCCTATGACGAGGACGAACACGAGCGTCGCGAACAGCAAGCCTCGAAGGTGGACACGGATTTCGACGACGAGCGGACGATCTATCACGGCGAAGTCGAGTACGACTCCGGCGACTCCGCCGAGGACCTGCTAGACACCTTCGAGCAGATCAAATCCGAGTAA